One Triticum dicoccoides isolate Atlit2015 ecotype Zavitan chromosome 5B, WEW_v2.0, whole genome shotgun sequence genomic window carries:
- the LOC119313061 gene encoding luc7-like protein 3, giving the protein MDAQRALLDALMGSSRDLTEEEKKEHREVAWDDPDVCAPYMARFCPHDLFINTKSNLGVCPKIHDPALKQSFESSPRYAAALPKFEADLAHRCERLVQDLDKKIRRGGDRLAQDVVELSPPAAHAEKVEQLSILEEKIKKLLEQIEQLGDTGKIDEATALMRKVDILNLEKSALTHQIETKLSMVPQEKKMELCEQCGSFLVTNDVLERTQSHVTGKQHIGYGLVREFLAEYKAAKEAEKLAREKEAEERQNRERGYHNRGHRDDYRERSREHDRDRYYERSRDRERPYEQGGRGSDYRGGSYNSRRDSERARPRDRNGGDFSRRGDPGRMRSRSRSPGRHGY; this is encoded by the exons ATGGACGCGCAGCGTGCTCTGCTGGACGCGCTGATGGGGTCGTCGCGGGACCTgacggaggaggagaagaaggagcacCGTGAGGTGGCGTGGGACGACCCCGACGTGTGCGCCCCCTACATGGCCCGCTTCTGCCCCCACGACCTCTTCATCAACACCAAGAGCAACCTCGGAGTATGCCCAAAGATCCACGACCCGGCCCTAAAGCAAAG CTTCGAGTCCTCCCCCCGCTACGCCGCCGCCCTCCCCAAATTTGAGGCCGACCTCGCCCACCGCTGCGAGAGGCTG gtcCAGGACCTGGATAAGAAGATCAGGCGCGGCGGCGACAGGCTGGCTCAGGACGTCGTCGAGCTGTCGCCCCCTGCTGCCCACGCCGAAAAGGTCGAGCAGCTCTCCATCCTCGAAGAGAAGATCAAGAAGCTGCTCGAGCAGATTGAGCAGCTCGGCGACACCGGCAAGATCGACGAGGCCACCGCCCTCATGAGGAAG GTGGACATTCTCAACCTCGAGAAGTCGGCTCTCACCCACCAGATTGAGACCAAGCTCTCCATGGTCCCGCAAGAGAAGAAGATGGagctctgcgagcagtgcggctccTTTCTCGTCACCAACGACGTCCTTGAGAGGACGCAGTCCCATGTCACTGGCAAGCAGCACATTGGTTATGGTCTGGTCAGGGAATTCCTCGCAGAATACAAG gctgcgaaaGAAGCGGAGAAGCTTGCAAGGGAGAAGGAAGCAGAGGAGCGTCAGAACCGGGAGAGAGGATACCATAACAGAGGCCACCGCGACGACTATAGGGAGAGATCCAGGGAGCACGACCGTGACCGCTACTATGAGCGGAGCCGTGACAGAGAGAGGCCCTATGAGCAGGGAGGTAGAGGGTCGGACTATAGAGGCGGTTCCTATAACAGCCGGAGGGATTCTGAAAGGGCGAGGCCCAGAGACAGGAACGGTGGTGATTTTTCAAGAAGAGGAGACCCGGGGAGGATGAGGAGCAGGTCCCGGTCTCCGGGCAGGCATGGTTATTAA
- the LOC119313060 gene encoding nucleolin-like, translating to MAPAAGRGRGRGRARGRGRGRGRGRAAKTPPPAAEPAPEEAPDAAHHQEQEQEQDKDKGQEEQEQLTHTQDASASAFAGRETIEISDSPDASPQHQQQGGASSSPHIYTTSSTHQIKEEPSSITAVHHKPHEPSPSAATNIDEQQEKMEVEAGEPHDMFLSVQEEEAAAPPQEEQEADKQTLQNKAAQVIEPEGGKPDDDDDDDDDDDDDLVVKGDVAATDDAQNKQDSQAHQLHQEEQMLAATHDDAENKQGTQAHPLHQGEMDAEREEEEEEDPEEVIFEDSVSVGDGQAATEDKQGDDPAARATEDDDGQAAAESKQEEHRARAMEEDVQAAGEIKQQEDERKVMSDMAKNRQRKKELEIFVGGLDREAVEEDIRKVFAQVGDVVEVRLHKDPSTNKNKGFAFVRFANKQQVARALAEVKNPMIHGKRCGVAASEDNDTLFLGNICNTWTKEAIKKRLLDYGVEGVQSLTLVPDTQNEGQSRGFAFLEFSCHADAMLAFKRLQQPDALFGHPERTAKVAFAEPIKEADAEVMAQVKSVFIDGLPPYWDEERVKNRFRAYGVIERVVLARNMSSAKRNDFGFVNFSTHEEALACIEATNNTELGDDGKAKLKVRVRLSNPLPKSQAVKGEMSGGFRIGHPGSGFNRPGRGFNRDRAAPRREGFHGDRGFNNHTPGRGARFNSAYSNNSFEASPSDFRARQAPPAFRGGRWEPSSGRHDFFDRGQGRGYHHPPRGPTFEPEGDFGRPFGENPYLYEDVRHSAKRPYSHMEPGPPGYFEHGPPRVRPRFDHYEQPPFPGGNRFGHYDQPPFPGGDRHRDSFGTRGGYSRDHYGPGSGPGHAPPPAHAHAPPPAHAHAHAPAQYGRGAFRPHQRGGHSGGGYYHH from the exons ATGGCGCCGGCGGCCGGTCGCGGGCGAGGACGAGGACGGGCCCGGGGACGCGGCCGCGGCCGCGGGCGAGGACGCGCGGCCAAGACCCCGCCTCCAGCCGCAG AACCCGCGCCGGAGGAGGCCCCCGACGCCGCCCaccaccaagagcaagagcaggagCAGGACAAGGACAAGGGGCAGGAAGAGCAGGAGCAGCTCACCCACACCCAAG ATGCCTCTGCCTCTGCTTTTGCCGGGCGGGAGACGATTGAGATCTCCGACTCGCCGGACGCATCCCCTCAGCATCAACAACAAGGAGGCGCCTCCTCCTCGCCACACATATATACTACTA GCTCAACCCATCAGATCAAGGAGGAGCCAAGCTCAATCACAGCCGTCCACCACAAACCCCATGAGCCCTCTCCCTCTGCTGCCACCAATATTGACGAGCAGCAGGAGAAAATGGAGGTGGAGGCTGGAGAGCCTCATGATATGTTCTTGTCCGTAcaggaagaagaagcagcagccccTCCACAAGAAGAACAAGAGGCAGACAAGCAAACGCTACAGAACAAGGCAGCACAGGTGATAGAGCCGGAGGGTGGAAaacccgatgatgatgatgatgatgatgatgatgatgatgatgatctagTCGTAAAGGGTGATGTTGCTGCAACTGATGATGCACAAAATAAGCAAGACAGTCAAGCTCACCAACTCCACCAGGAGGAACAAATGCTTGCTGCAACTCATGATGATGCAGAAAATAAGCAAGGCACCCAAGCTCACCCACTCCACCAGGGAGAAATGGATGCTGagcgggaagaggaggaggaggaggatcccgAAGAGGTCATTTTCGAGGACTCTGTCTCTGTGGGTGACGGGCAGGCCGCAACTGAGGACAAACAAGGAGATGACCCTGCTGCTAGGGCCACGGAGGACGACGACGGGCAGGCTGCAGCTGAGAGCAAACAGGAAGAGCACCGTGCTAGGGCGATGGAGGAGGACGTGCAGGCTGCAGGTGAGATCAAACAGCAAGAGGACGAGCGCAAGGTTATGTCAGACATGGCCAAGAACAGGCAGCGCAAAAAGGAGCTAGAGATCTTTGTGGGAGGGCTGGACCGTGAAGCCGTCGAGGAGGATATCAGGAAGGTGTTTGCGCAGGTCGGTGATGTTGTGGAGGTCCGTCTCCACAAGGATCCCTCCACCAACAAGAACAAGGGGTTTGCGTTCGTCAGGTTTGCAAACAAACAGCAGGTGGCTCGGGCGCTTGCTGAGGTGAAGAATCCTATG ATACATGGCAAACGTTGTGGTGTTGCTGCTAGCGAGGACAACGATACACTCTTCTTGGGCAATATTTGCAATACATGGACAAAGGAAGCT ATTAAGAAGAGGCTGCTTGACTATGGGGTAGAAGGAGTTCAAAGTTTAACTCTTGTTCCTGATACTCAAAACGAAGGCCAGAGCCGTGGTTTTGCATTTCTCGAGTTCTCTTGCCACGCGGATGCGATGCTTGCATTCAAAAGGCTGCAGCAACCAGATGCTCTATTTGGTCACCCTGAGAGAACTGCAAAAGTTGCCTTTGCAGAGCCAATAAAagaagcagatgcagaagttatggctcAG GTCAAATCAGTTTTTATTGATGGACTTCCACCATACTGGGATGAAGAACGTGTTAAAAACCGATTCAGAGCTTATGGTGTGATAGAACGAGTTGTGCTTGCTCGCAATATGTCTAGTGCTAAAAGAAACGATTTTGGATTTGTCAACTTCTCAACCCATGAGGAGGCTCTTGCTTGTATTGAAGCCACCAACAACACCGAGCTGGGTGATGATGGAAAAGCAAAG CTAAAAGTAAGGGTTAGACTTTCAAACCCTTTACCTAAAAGTCAGGCTGTGAAAGGTGAAATGAGTGGCGGGTTTCGAATTGGACATCCTGGATCTGGTTTTAACAGGCCTG GTAGAGGTTTTAATAGGGACAGAGCTGCCCCTCGCCGGGAAGGTTTCCATGGTGATAGGGGTTTCAATAATCACACTCCTGGTCGTGGTGCGAGATTTAATTCTGCATACAGTAACAACAGTTTTGAAGCTTCGCCCTCTGATTTCCGAGCCAGGCAGGCTCCTCCTGCCTTTCGAG GGGGGAGATGGGAACCTTCCTCAGGAAGGCATGATTTCTTTGATAGAGGGCAGGGGAGAGGGTATCATCATCCACCTAGAGGGCCAACATTTGAGCCTGAGGGTGATTTTGGTAGACCCTTTGGTGAAAACCCATATCTCTATGAAGATGTTCGGCATAGTGCTAAGAGGCCATATTCTCACATG GAACCCGGCCCTCCTGGATACTTTGAGCATGGTCCTCCTCGTGTGCGCCCTCGCTTTGACCATTACGAGCAGCCACCATTTCCTGGAGGGAACCGTTTTGGTCATTATGACCAGCCACCATTTCCTGGAGGTGACCGCCACAGAG ACTCTTTTGGGACGAGGGGTGGTTATTCACGTGATCACTATGGCCCTGGTTCTGGTCCTGGTCATGCCCCGCCCCCCGCCCATGCCCATGCCCCGCCCCCTGCCCATGCCCATGCCCATGCCCCAGCT CAATATGGTAGGGGTGCATTCCGACCACACCAAAGAGGCGGGCATTCTGGAGGCGGTTATTACCACCACTAG